The uncultured Sphaerochaeta sp. genome includes the window GGACCGGAGGAGACCTTCAAGGTGGTCGAGCCGATCCTGCAGGTGATGGGTGGGAGTGTGACCCTGGTCGGTGAGATCGGGAGCGGGAACACGACCAAGCTGGCGAACCAGATCATGGTGGCGGCGAACATCGCGGGGATGAGCGAGGCACTGGTGCTTGCAACCAAGGCCGACGTGGATCCCGAGAAGGTGTTCAAGGCAATCCGTGGGGGACTTGCCGGCAGCACGGTCCTCGATGCGAAGGCACCTTTGGTGCTGGACGGGAACTTCAGGCCCGGGTTCCGCATCGACCTGCACATCAAGGACCTGCAGAACGCGCTTGACACGGCAGCAACGGTGAAGACCCCGACACCTCTTTCAGACTCGATCATCGGGATGATGAGGTCCCTCTCCTCAGACGGCAAGGGTTCTGACGACCACGGCGGGCTTGTCCAGTGGTACGAGAAGGAAGCGGGCATTGAGGTTCGTAAATAACAATGGTGATGAGTCAGGGTTTTCTTGATAAGGACTCTGACTCATTTTTAGTTTGAATCTTCCCATCAATACATATTGATGGGTTTTTAAGAAGGGTTGCATGAATTATCTAGAATGGCTTTCCAGAGAGACAGACTCAATATGGTGGCATGACTCTGCCAATATTGAAGAACAAGAGCGAGCATTTTCTTATGGAGCGGTAGGGATGACCACCAATCCTTTTCTCGTAAACCAGACACTTCAGGCGTATCCAGAGGTGTGGAAGGAACGCGTACAGTCTCTTGCCAAGAATAAGAAGGGTGATGAAAAAGTACTCGCCTTGATTAAAGCGGTCACTGGCCACTATGCAGAACTGTTTACTTCCATACATGAGAACGGGGAATTCGGACATGGATATGTCTGTGCACAGACCAGCCCCCTGAAAACCGGGGACTATTCTTACATGCTTGCTCAAGCAAAGCAATATGCAGCTTGGTATAAGAATGTAGTCATCAAACTCCCTGCCACAAAGGCAGGTATCAAGGCATATGAAGAGTGTGTCGCCCTCGGTTTCAATGTTGCTGCAACAGTGAGTTTCACCGTTCCACAGGTACTCAAGGTAGCCGAGGCTGCAAAACGGGGAAAGGAACGTGCCAGACGGGCAGGGATCAAGGAACCCCTGACCATTGCGGTCTTGATGGTCGGCCGTCTGGATGATTACCTGAGGGATGTTGCCCAGGATCAAGAGTCTATAGTCAGTGAATCAGATATCAGGCAAGCAGGTACAGCCTGTATCAAAAAAGCATACAAACTTTTTGCAGAGAGGGGCTATGATACCGTTCTTATGCCTGCTGGTTGTCGTGGGGCATACCATGTAACGGCCCTCTCAGGGGCAAAGATGATCATGTCCATCTCCAAAGGAATTCAGGATGAATTGCTTAGTGAGGATGGTCCATTTGAAACACAGATTGACAAGCCTGTTGAGCAGAATGTCATCGACCGATTGATGAGTCTCGATGAGTTCCGCAAGGCGTATGACGTGGACGGAATGAAAGAGGAGCAGTTCATCACCTTCGGAAGCTGCAATCGGACCACCGACCAGTTCATCAACGATGGATGGAAGCCGTTGCTCTCCTATGAGGTATAGCCATGCAGAGAAATCCGTTTGATCTAACAGGAAAGAACGCACTTGTCACTGGCTCATCCCAAGGATTGGGATGGGGAATGGCAAAAGGCCTTGCTGAGGCTGGGGCCTTTGTCATATTGGTGGATATCAACCCAAAGGTAGTGGAAAAAGCTGAGAAACTGAGAGAGCACGGGATGCAAGCAGAAGCTGTTATCTGTGACTTGCTTGACCGATCTAAGCGTGCTGAGCTGAAGCAAACAGTTGAGAAAAGGCTGGAAGGGAAGCTGGATATCATTGTCAACAATGCTGGTATCCAGATACGCCATCCTGCCCTTGAGTTCCCCATGGAAGATTGGGACAAGGTAATTGAACTTAATCTGACCAGTGTCTTTGACTTGGCCCAGTGGGCAGGAAACCTGATGGTGAAATTGGGGAAGGGCAAGATCATTAATATTGCTTCGGTAAACTCAATCGCTGCGGGGATCAACACCGTTGCGTATTGTTCAGCAAAGGGAGCAGTAATGCAGATGACCAAGACGATGGCCAACGAGCTTTCTTCCTTGGGTATTAATGTAAACTGCATAGCCCCAGGGTATATGGCAACCCCAATCAATACCGCCCTCGTGAATGATGAAGCGCGGTTTGCTGAGCTGAGTCAGCGTATTCCAGCCAAGCGCTGGGGACAGCCAGAGGATATGGCAGGAGCGGCTGTGTATCTTGCCAGCGACGCCTCAGACTATGTGTGTGGCATCATGCTTCCTGTCGATGGTGGATATCTGAGTAGATAGTGAACAGTAATATTAAATAGGCAGCTGCTTTCTGATTATCTAATCACAAGGCAGCTGTTTTCATATATGCGTGGAAGTCAATAGAATATAGGGAAAAGCAATATATGACATTTATTTCTGGTAGATAAGAAACCATACTGTGTAAAGAGAACATTCAGGAGGTTATATGTCGGATACCAGAAAAGCATTGTTACTTGTTGGTGGTTGGGATGGTCATGAGCCCGAATTGATTGCTGAGCGATTTGCTACCTATCTGGAAGAAGAGGGCTTTGAGGTTCGTAAGGAACGTGATCTTGCGATTCTTCAGGATAGAGAGTACCTATTCAGTCTGGATCTCTTTGTTCCGGTATGGACCATGGGGACGTTCGAGAGCAAACAGACGGGAATTCTTGCAGACGCCATAGCCAGTGGAGTAGGCGTTGCAGGGTGCCATGGTGGCATGTGTGATGCCTTCAGGACCAACGTGCTCTGGCAGTTCATCATGGGAGGCAACTGGGTTGCTCATCCTGGTTCTGACGGAGTTTCCTATGAAGTGAATATTAAGCAAAGCTCCAGCCCGTTGGTAGCTAATATCAAGGACTTCTCTCTCTCCAGTGAACAATATTACCTCCATGTAGATCCGGCTGTGGAAGTACTGGCAACTACAAAGTTTCCCACTGTTGACTGGTATCACTCAACCAATGGAGTTGTACAGATGCCGGTGGTTTGGACCAAGAAATGGGGGCATGGAAGAGTCTATTACAACTCGCTTGGGCATCACAACGATATCTTTGACATTCCTGAGGCATGGGAGTTGATGAAGAGAGGACTGCTCTGGGCTGCGGATGGAAAAAGGATTGCCAAAGAGCAGAAACTGGACATAGAGATGTTCACAAGTGATAGGAAGATGTTCTGATATGAAAAAACTACAGGTAGCAATCATCGGACTAGGAAAAATTAGTGGCATTTATCTTGAGAATTTGAGTGGCATGTTCAAGAAACAAGTGGAGTTGGTTGGTGTGTTGGACTTGATCCAAGAACGCACCAAGGAGGTTTCTGAGACATACCAAGTAAAACCGTATGCATCTATTGATGAACTGCTAGGTGATCCCTCAGTGGAATTGGTGCTCAACCTCACGACGCCACAGAGCCATTTTGCTCTCTGCAAGCAAGTACTGGAAGCCGGAAAGCATGTCTATGTGGAGAAGCCACTTTCTCTTACTGCAAAGGAAGCCTCTGCCTTGGTACAGCTAGCCCAGGAAAAACACTTGGTGCTTGGTGGTGCCCCTGATACTTTCCTCGGATCCGGAATCCAAACTTGTCGGAAGCTTATAGATGATGGCTGGATCGGACGACCGGTGGCTGCCTCAGCATTCATGATGAATCATGGGCATGAAAGTTGGCACCCAGACCCAGAATTCTATTACCAGGCCGGTGGTGGTCCTCTCTTTGATATGGGACCGTACTATATCACCGCCCTCATCAATCTGCTCGGTCCTGTCCAATCAGTTGCAGGATATGCACAGAAAAGCTTTCCTCAGCGGGTTATTACTAGTGAGCCAAAGCAGGGAAAAGCCATTGATGTAGAGGTGGATACACATATCGCAGGTTTGCTGCAATTTGTTTCTGGATGCGTTGCCACCTTGGTGACCAGCTTTGATGTGTGGAAGCACAGTATGCCGAGGATTGAAATCTACGGAACCAAAGGCTCTCTCCGTGTCCCCGATCCCAATACCTTCGGGGGCCCAATCTCCTACTGTAGGATGGGTGAGAAAGAGTGGACGGATATACCACTGCTCTTTGACTACCCTGAGAACTCTCGCGGTCTTGGTATTGCCGATATCGCTGAGGCAATTGAGCGTGGCAGTGAACATCGAGCCAGTGGGGATTTGACTCGGCATGTTGTTGATGTCATGGAGAGTATCCTGAAAGCATCTCATGAACATGCACAGGTTAAGCTCTCATCAACATGTGAGCAGCCTTCTCCTAGGAGATAGCCTCGAACACCCCTTTGTCCTTGTTTTTTCTGCAGTTGTCATGCGGAAAAACCCTTCCACTCATGGTAATGTATACCCCGTGTGGAAGGAGCTGGACAGCGGTAAGAGCGCAGCCTAGATTGAATACTGCGTCAGAATTCTCCAGAGAGTAGGGAATCATTGCCCCCGTCATGACCACGGTTTTGGTTGTGTCTTTTTTCAGGGCTTCAGCAATTACTGTTGCTGTTCTGCACATGGTGTCAGTGCCATGAACGACTACGATTTTCTCTTCAGGGCTATGTACACAGGTTTGGGCTATCTCTTCCCTCTGTCCATCGGTCATGTAGAGGCTGTCAATGGCCAATGGCCCTTCCAAGTGAATACTTAATGTGCAACGAGCCTGATTCAGTATTCTTGGTAGTTGTGACTCCCTGAACGTTAATTCGCCGCTGATCGCATCGTACTGTTTATCGAACGTTCCACCTGTGGTGATGATCCGAACATCCTGTGCCATGGATTTTCCTCCTGGATTTCTCCAGTAAAGTATAGCACAGGTTACACTTTGGGTTGTTTGCATTGCAACCCAACTTTTCTTATGCAATACTCATTTTCATGATGGACAAGAAAACCTTTCGCAGTATTGTGCACCTTCTCATTCTCGCGGCAGTTCTTGCACTTGTGGTAGTGTATTTCTCTACAGTACAGGCTGGGCTTAAGAAATTCTGGACAATGTTGATGCCGCTTCTCCTTGGTATTGTGTTTGCTTATCTTGTTGACATACCTGCCAAGTGGATGGAAAAACGAGTTTTTGGGAAGCTGAAGAGTCCTCTTGCTGCTCGGGTTATTGCAGTGTTCATTTCCCTTATTTTTTTCTTGGTGTTGATTACTGGTGTATTAATACTGTTATTGCCGCAGTTGGGATTGGCCGTCAGGCAGTTCAGTACCAACCTACCGGTTCTCTACCAGGATTCTGTATCCTCACTGGAACAGTTCATGCATACCCGCCCTGAGTTGGAACAGGGATTCTCCATCATTGAGGGGTATATAAATACCTTCGTAGAAAATCTGAAATCTTCATCTCCCAAGATTGCAGATTATGCACTCTCACTTCTGGGGGGAGCGATCAATGGTGTGGTGAACGCTGCAATTGCGCTGGTTTTCAGTATTTACCTGCTTTTTGGCAAACGTAGGTTGTTGTCCCAGCTTACATATCTGATGGAACGATTCATACCTGAGAAGTACTGCCGGAAAATTGTACATGTGAAAGTGATTGCCAACAGAACGTTCGGCAAGTTTTTTACGGGACAGTTCGTGGAAGCAATCATCTTGGGTTCTCTCTGTACACTGGGAATGTTGCTCTTCCGCTTCCCCTATGCCCTGACCGTTGGATCGGTAGTGGGTATGACCGCCATAATTCCACTGGTTGGTGCGTATCTTGGCGGGGCGATCGGATTCGTTCTGCTCTTCAACCAAGGGTATCAGACGGCTCTCTTGTTTGTGCTGTTTCTGGTTATCCTCCAACAGCTGGAAGGAAATATCATTTATCCTAGGGTGGTTGGTACCTCTGTTGGACTACCGGGAGTATGGGTATTTACTGCCGTCATTCTTGGGGGTGCCCTATTCGGTATCCCCGGCATCCTGTTTGGGGTCCCTTTTGTGGCAACTATCTATCAGTTGCTGAAAGCAGAGAAGGACCAAGAGATATCTGATACGTGAGATATGAGTATTTTTCAAAAACGTTACTGACATGTGTAATACTGCAGAATTGGACATAATTCTTCTCTCTAGGTGTGTCCTAGGTGAAAGCAGGTTTGTGTTCAAAGTGTTTAATCTGTCTAATACATGTTCAAATTATGTACATATATACTCTGTGAATCCTTTTTAAACCTAGTCTCGTAGTGATAATATTGCTATATACAAATTTTCTAAAACACTAACTCATATAAACATAACGCGAAATCGTAAACAGAATTATGATAATTGGCACAATTTATGCATTGTACTTTGTAACAGTTTTTTTCAACATTAGGAGGAAAAAAAATGAAGAAAGTGCTATGTGCCATACTTTTGGTCACAATCGTAATGTCCGGCTTGTTTGCACAAGGTGCACAAGAAGCAGATGGTCCAAAGGGCGAAAAACCCTATGAGATTGCAGTAATCATCAAAGCTACTGACTCTGATTTCTGGCAGTACTTGCTCGTTGGTGCTCTCAACTATGAGTTTGAGAATCCCGATTTGGTCAACGTAACGACCTACGGCCCACCCTCTGAGTCAGATATCGACCAGCAGATTGCAATCCTCGAAAACGTCATTTCGACGAATCCCGATGGTATTGTCATTTCGTCCACCAGTTCTGATGCTTCTGTTCCAGCTCTTGAGATGGCCTATGATAAGGGAATCAAGATTGTTACCGTTGACAACAGGGTAAACACCGACAAGGTGCATACCTTCTTGGCTACCGACAACACCCTTGGTGGTTCTCTTGCAGCAGAGAAGATGGTTGAGTATCTGAAGAAGAACAACATTTCCACCGCTGGAAAGAAAGTTGCTGTGGTAAGTGCAATGGCT containing:
- the garR gene encoding 2-hydroxy-3-oxopropionate reductase encodes the protein MRIGFIGLGIMGKPMAKNLIKAGYSLVVNDINKEAVAELVASGAAEAASAKEVASQSDVVVTMLPNSPHVQTVVLGEGGVIEGAKEGLVVVDMSSISPIVSREVAAELAKKGVVMLDAPVSGGEPKAIDGTLAIMVGGPEETFKVVEPILQVMGGSVTLVGEIGSGNTTKLANQIMVAANIAGMSEALVLATKADVDPEKVFKAIRGGLAGSTVLDAKAPLVLDGNFRPGFRIDLHIKDLQNALDTAATVKTPTPLSDSIIGMMRSLSSDGKGSDDHGGLVQWYEKEAGIEVRK
- a CDS encoding transaldolase family protein, with product MNYLEWLSRETDSIWWHDSANIEEQERAFSYGAVGMTTNPFLVNQTLQAYPEVWKERVQSLAKNKKGDEKVLALIKAVTGHYAELFTSIHENGEFGHGYVCAQTSPLKTGDYSYMLAQAKQYAAWYKNVVIKLPATKAGIKAYEECVALGFNVAATVSFTVPQVLKVAEAAKRGKERARRAGIKEPLTIAVLMVGRLDDYLRDVAQDQESIVSESDIRQAGTACIKKAYKLFAERGYDTVLMPAGCRGAYHVTALSGAKMIMSISKGIQDELLSEDGPFETQIDKPVEQNVIDRLMSLDEFRKAYDVDGMKEEQFITFGSCNRTTDQFINDGWKPLLSYEV
- a CDS encoding glucose 1-dehydrogenase; this encodes MQRNPFDLTGKNALVTGSSQGLGWGMAKGLAEAGAFVILVDINPKVVEKAEKLREHGMQAEAVICDLLDRSKRAELKQTVEKRLEGKLDIIVNNAGIQIRHPALEFPMEDWDKVIELNLTSVFDLAQWAGNLMVKLGKGKIINIASVNSIAAGINTVAYCSAKGAVMQMTKTMANELSSLGINVNCIAPGYMATPINTALVNDEARFAELSQRIPAKRWGQPEDMAGAAVYLASDASDYVCGIMLPVDGGYLSR
- a CDS encoding ThuA domain-containing protein; the encoded protein is MSDTRKALLLVGGWDGHEPELIAERFATYLEEEGFEVRKERDLAILQDREYLFSLDLFVPVWTMGTFESKQTGILADAIASGVGVAGCHGGMCDAFRTNVLWQFIMGGNWVAHPGSDGVSYEVNIKQSSSPLVANIKDFSLSSEQYYLHVDPAVEVLATTKFPTVDWYHSTNGVVQMPVVWTKKWGHGRVYYNSLGHHNDIFDIPEAWELMKRGLLWAADGKRIAKEQKLDIEMFTSDRKMF
- a CDS encoding Gfo/Idh/MocA family oxidoreductase is translated as MKKLQVAIIGLGKISGIYLENLSGMFKKQVELVGVLDLIQERTKEVSETYQVKPYASIDELLGDPSVELVLNLTTPQSHFALCKQVLEAGKHVYVEKPLSLTAKEASALVQLAQEKHLVLGGAPDTFLGSGIQTCRKLIDDGWIGRPVAASAFMMNHGHESWHPDPEFYYQAGGGPLFDMGPYYITALINLLGPVQSVAGYAQKSFPQRVITSEPKQGKAIDVEVDTHIAGLLQFVSGCVATLVTSFDVWKHSMPRIEIYGTKGSLRVPDPNTFGGPISYCRMGEKEWTDIPLLFDYPENSRGLGIADIAEAIERGSEHRASGDLTRHVVDVMESILKASHEHAQVKLSSTCEQPSPRR
- a CDS encoding asparaginase domain-containing protein, with the protein product MAQDVRIITTGGTFDKQYDAISGELTFRESQLPRILNQARCTLSIHLEGPLAIDSLYMTDGQREEIAQTCVHSPEEKIVVVHGTDTMCRTATVIAEALKKDTTKTVVMTGAMIPYSLENSDAVFNLGCALTAVQLLPHGVYITMSGRVFPHDNCRKNKDKGVFEAIS
- a CDS encoding AI-2E family transporter; its protein translation is MMDKKTFRSIVHLLILAAVLALVVVYFSTVQAGLKKFWTMLMPLLLGIVFAYLVDIPAKWMEKRVFGKLKSPLAARVIAVFISLIFFLVLITGVLILLLPQLGLAVRQFSTNLPVLYQDSVSSLEQFMHTRPELEQGFSIIEGYINTFVENLKSSSPKIADYALSLLGGAINGVVNAAIALVFSIYLLFGKRRLLSQLTYLMERFIPEKYCRKIVHVKVIANRTFGKFFTGQFVEAIILGSLCTLGMLLFRFPYALTVGSVVGMTAIIPLVGAYLGGAIGFVLLFNQGYQTALLFVLFLVILQQLEGNIIYPRVVGTSVGLPGVWVFTAVILGGALFGIPGILFGVPFVATIYQLLKAEKDQEISDT
- a CDS encoding ABC transporter substrate-binding protein, producing MKKVLCAILLVTIVMSGLFAQGAQEADGPKGEKPYEIAVIIKATDSDFWQYLLVGALNYEFENPDLVNVTTYGPPSESDIDQQIAILENVISTNPDGIVISSTSSDASVPALEMAYDKGIKIVTVDNRVNTDKVHTFLATDNTLGGSLAAEKMVEYLKKNNISTAGKKVAVVSAMAGVQVLTDRDNGFITRIKELIPSIELIPTRYVDNDIIKALSTTEDLITTYGSDLIGIFADNNHSADGVSRAIAEQGLHNKIMVTAYDSDPEEVAAIKSGAIKAIMVQDPYGMGYKGVDSAVKAIEGATLPEYVDTGVVVVEKHNVNDPEAQGILDPFTLKKY